A region of Dioscorea cayenensis subsp. rotundata cultivar TDr96_F1 chromosome 5, TDr96_F1_v2_PseudoChromosome.rev07_lg8_w22 25.fasta, whole genome shotgun sequence DNA encodes the following proteins:
- the LOC120261744 gene encoding probable glucan 1,3-beta-glucosidase A — MRSMAQTQVPIALTFSVLIFLISISHAARSTPPPSKLKAVNLGGWLVTEGWIKPSLFDAIPNNDLLDGTQVEFKSVTQGMYLCAESGGGTIMVANRTIASGWETFKLWRITSNEFNLRVFNGEFIGLESSGDAVAVSNRPGDTETFEIVRNSGDSSRVRIKASNGLFLQAKTEISVTADYLENTNWGDDDPSVFLMTIVGSMRGEFQITNGYGAEKATAVMQEHWRSFIVEDDFKFMAASGLGGVRIPVGWWMASDPTPPWPFVGGSLLALDNAFIWAEKYNLKVIIDLHAAPGSQNGFEHSGSRDGSTEWGTTQANIDQTVSVIEFLAVRYARRKCLYAIELINEPRAPSVTLESLKNYYKAGYNAVRRHTTVAYVIMSARLSADETELLQFASGFYGAVIDVHYYNLYSNIFDNLSVQQNIDFVNNNRSRQVNTLTTSNGPLVLIGEWVAEWQVNGASKEDYQRFAKAQLEVYGRASFGWAYWTWKNVNQHWSLEWMIKNGYISLI; from the exons ATGAGAAGTATGGCACAAACCCAAGTTCCAATTGCATTAACCTTTTCAGTATTAATATTCCTCATCTCCATCTCCCATGCAGCAAGGTCCACCCCTCCTCCTTCCAAACTGAAGGCTGTCAACCTTGGAGGATGGCTTGTCACTGAGGGATGGATCAAACCTTCTCTCTTTGATGCCATTCCCAACAATGATCTACTG GATGGCACACAAGTAGAGTTCAAGTCAGTTACACAAGGCATGTATCTTTGTGCAGAGAGTGGTGGAGGTACCATCATGGTTGCCAATAGAACCATTGCTTCAGGATGGGAAACATTTAAG ttatGGAGAATCACTTCAAATGAGTTTAATTTGAGAGTCTTCAATGGAGAGTTCATAGGGTTGGAGAGTAGTGGTGATGCAGTGGCAGTTTCTAATAGACCTGGTGATACTGAGACTTTTGAGATTGTTAGGAACTCTGGAGATTCCAGCCGGGTTCGTATCAAGGCTTCAAATGGTCTTTTCTTGCag GCGAAGACGGAGATTTCGGTGACAGCTGACTACTTAGAAAACACAAACTGGGGAGATGATGATCCATCGGTGTTTTTGATGACAATAGTTGGTTCAATGAGGGGAGAGTTTCAGATCACCAATGGTTATGGAGCAGAGAAGGCCACGGCTGTTATGCAG GAGCATTGGAGAAGCTTTATAGTGGAGGATGACTTTAAGTTCATGGCTGCAAGTGGGTTGGGTGGTGTTAGGATTCCAGTTGGGTGGTGGATGGCTAGTGATCCTACCCCACCATGGCCTTTTGTAGGAGGCTCTTTGCTAGCTTTGGACAATGCTTTTATTTGGGCAGA GAAGTATAACCTCAAGGTGATAATTGATCTCCATGCTGCACCAGGTTCTCAGAATGGATTTGAGCACAGTGGATCAAGGGATGGTTCTACTGAATGGGGCACCACTCAAGCCAACATTGATCAAACAGTTTCTGTTATTGAATTTTTAGCAGTCAG ATATGCACGAAGAAAATGTCTATATGCGATAGAATTGATAAATGAGCCGAGAGCACCGAGTGTCACTCTAGAGAGTTTGAAAAACTACTACAAAGCCGGCTACAATGCCGTGCGGAGGCACACTACTGTTGCCTATGTGATCATGTCGGCCCGGTTATCGGCCGATGAGACCGAGCTCCTTCAGTTTGCCAGTGGATTTTATGGTGCCGTCATCGACGTCCATTACTACAATCTGTACTCAAACATCTTCGACAACTTATCAGTACAACAAAACATCGACTTTGTGAACAATAACAGATCTAGACAAGTGAACACGTTAACCACCTCCAACGGCCCCCTTGTATTAATAG GGGAATGGGTGGCAGAGTGGCAAGTGAATGGGGCTAGCAAAGAAGATTACCAAAGGTTTGCAAAGGCTCAATTGGAGGTGTACGGCAGAGCAAGCTTTGGATGGGCTTATTGGACATGGAAGAATGTTAATCAACATTGGAGTTTAGAGTGGATGATCAAGAATGGTTATATTTCATTGATTTAG
- the LOC120261745 gene encoding non-specific lipid transfer protein GPI-anchored 11-like — translation MANMLVLVVLMFASIGMVFSQAPSMAPPDCNSAITNLAECLSFVQYGSKLEKPQGLCCAGLKKVVKDEVSCLCEAFKQSSSFGIKLNMTKAFGLPHACGISTPSLSNCKIDVAGSPGSAPAPSPSSPGASFANSPASAPGTHSMAPLQAPSMFLFIIYIAVPLYSSSIIA, via the exons ATGGCAAACATGTTAGTCTTGGTGGTGTTGATGTTTGCAAGTATAGGAATGGTCTTCTCTCAAGCTCCATCAATGGCTCCTCCTGATTGCAACTCTGCAATAACAAACCTTGCAGAATGCCTTTCTTTTGTTCAATATGGTAGTAAGTTGGAAAAGCCACAAGGTCTGTGTTGTGCAGGGCTCAAGAAGGTGGTCAAAGATGAGGTCTCTTGTTTGTGTGAGGCTTTCAAGCAGAGTTCTAGTTTTGGTATCAAACTCAACATGACTAAAGCCTTTGGTTTACCTCATGCCTGTGGGATTTCAACCCCTTCTCTTTCTAATTGCAAAA TTGATGTTGCAGGCTCCCCTGGTTCAGCACCAG CTCCATCACCTTCATCCCCAGGAGCAAGTTTTGCAAATTCCCCTGCTTCAGCCCCAGGAACACACTCTATGGCTCCTCTTCAGGCTCCATCAATGTTcctgtttattatttatattgctGTTCCTCTCTATAGCTCCTCTATCATTGCATGA
- the LOC120262043 gene encoding non-specific lipid transfer protein GPI-anchored 11-like, whose protein sequence is MKQNRHFIPSTYPHCPRTLKMANMLVLEVLMFASVGMVFSQAPSMAPPPPDCSSALTNLVECLSFVEYGSKLEKPQGHCCAALKKVVKDDVSCLCEAFKQSPSNGVKLNMTKAFGLPHACGISTPSLSNCKIDVAGSPGSAPAPSPSSPGASSANSPASAPGTHSMAPFQAPSIFLFIIYVVVPLFSIIA, encoded by the exons ATGAAACAAAACAGGCACTTCATCCCTTCCACATATCCACATTGTCCCAGAACTCTGAAAATGGCAAACATGTTAGTCTTGGAGGTGTTGATGTTTGCTAGTGTAGGAATGGTCTTTTCTCAAGCTCCATCAAtggctcctcctcctcctgatTGCAGCTCTGCATTAACAAACCTTGTAGAATGCCTTTCTTTTGTTGAATATGGTAGCAAGTTGGAAAAGCCACAAGGTCACTGTTGTGCAGCGCTGAAGAAGGTGGTCAAAGATGATGTCTCTTGTTTGTGTGAGGCTTTCAAGCAGAGTCCTAGTAATGGTGTCAAACTCAACATGACTAAAGCCTTTGGTTTACCTCATGCTTGTGGGATTTCCACCCCTTCTCTTTCTAATTGCAAAA TTGATGTTGCAGGCTCCCCTGGTTCCGCACCAG CTCCATCACCTTCATCACCAGGAGCAAGTTCCGCAAATTCCCCTGCTTCAGCCCCAGGAACACACTCTATGGCTCCTTTTCAGGCTCCATCAATAttcctatttattatttatgttgttGTTCCTCTCTTCTCTATCATTGCGTGA
- the LOC120261757 gene encoding LOW QUALITY PROTEIN: sulfate transporter 1.2-like (The sequence of the model RefSeq protein was modified relative to this genomic sequence to represent the inferred CDS: deleted 1 base in 1 codon), whose translation MVHPASDEAWVKDSEPAIVSGSRQNDASSPSGYKVGFPPKRKLVTQFTDRLKETFLGDDPLRPYKDQPRSRKFVLGLQYLFPIFDWGRNYNLKKFKGDAISGLTIASLCIPQDIGYSKLAYLDPQFGLYSSFVPPLVYAVMGSSRDIAIGPVAVVSLLLGTLLQNEFDPVKEKLQYERLAFTATFFAGITQATLGFFRLGFLIDFLSHAAIVGFMAGAAITIALQQLKGFLGIKNFTKETDIISVMKSVWGSVHHGWNWQTILIGSSFLAFLLFAKYIGKKKKKLFWIPAIAPLISVILSTFFVYITRADKDGVAIVQHIEKGINPSSLHKIFFDGPNVVKGFKIGAVAGMIGLTEAIAIGRTFAGMKDYQLDGNKEMLALGTMNVVGSMTSCYVATGSFSRSAVNYMAGCQTAVSNIVMSLIVLLTLEVITPLFKYTPNAILSSIIISAVIGLIDYEAALLIWKIDKLDFIACMGAFFGVVFKSVEIGLLIAVAISLAKILLQVTRPRTALLGNLPGTTIYRNTEQYPEATKVPGILVVRVDSAIYFSNSNYVKERILRWLRDEEDQLKENNLPKIEHLIVEMSPVIDIDTSGIHALEELYKSLAKHDIKLVLANPGPVVMEKLQSSKFTELIGQDNIFLTVGEAVMTLAPKSREEA comes from the exons ATGGTTCACCCAGCTTCTGATGAGGCATGGGTGAAGGACTCTGAGCCTGCCATAGTTTCAGGATCAAGACAGAATGATGCAAGTTCACCGTCTGGTTACAAGGTTGGATTCCCCCCAAAGAGGAAACTAGTGACACAGTTTACTGACAGACTTAAGGAGACATTCTTAGGCGATGATCCTTTACGGCCTTACAAAGATCAGCCAAGATCGAGGAAGTTTGTGCTTGGCTTGCAGTACTTGTTTCCGATATTTGATTGGGGGAGAAACTACAATCTTAAGAAGTTTAAAGGAGATGCCATTTCTGGATTGACCATTGCAAGCCTGTGCATTCCTCAG gATATTGGGTACTCAAAACTTGCTTACTTGGACCCGCAATTTGGGCTCT ATTCCAGTTTTGTTCCTCCATTGGTTTATGCTGTGATGGGGAGTTCAAGGGATATTGCTATTGGGCCAGTAGCTGTTGTGTCTCTACTACTTGGCACCCTTTTGCAGAATGAGTTTGATCCtgttaaagaaaaattacagtATGAGCGGCTTGCCTTTACCGCAACATTTTTTGCGGGCATCACTCAAGCAACACTTGGATTTTTCAG atTGGGGTTCTTGATTGACTTCTTATCACACGCTGCAATTGTTGGGTTTATGGCTGGTGCAGCAATCACAATTGCTCTTCAACAGCTCAAAGGATTTCTTGGCATAAAGAACTTTACAAAGGAGACCGATATAATATCTGTCATGAAGTCCGTTTGGGGTTCAGTTCATCATGGT tgGAACTGGCAGACAATATTAATTGGATCATCATTCTTGGCTTTCCTTCTCTTTGCAAAGTACATT ggaaagaagaagaagaaactttTCTGGATTCCTGCAATCGCACCATTGATATCAGTTATCCTCTCCACGTTCTTCGTTTACATTACACGCGCTGACAAAGATGGTGTTGCAATT GTTCAACACATAGAAAAAGGCATCAACCCTTCCTCTTTACACAAGATCTTTTTCGATGGTCCAAATGTTGTGAAAGGGTTCAAAATTGGTGCAGTTGCCGGCATGATTGGCTTGACA GAAGCTATTGCGATAGGGCGAACATTTGCAGGAATGAAGGATTATCAGTTGGATGGTAACAAAGAAATGCTAGCATTAGGGACAATGAACGTGGTTGGTTCAATGACTTCTTGTTATGTAGCTACCG GTTCATTCTCAAGATCAGCAGTGAATTACATGGCTGGTTGCCAAACAGCAGTCTCCAATATAGTAATGTCACTAATCGTACTTCTAACACTAGAAGTGATCACACCTCTGTTCAAATACACGCCAAACGCAATCCTTTCATCGATCATCATCTCCGCCGTTATTGGCCTTATTGACTATGAAGCTGCACTTCTTATTTGGAAGATCGATAAATtggatttcattgcttgcatggGAGCCTTTTTTGGTGTAGTTTTC AAGTCTGTTGAGATTGGCCTCTTAATTGCT GTAGCAATTTCACTGGCAAAGATCCTGCTTCAAGTGACAAGACCAAGAACAGCTTTACTTGGTAATCTACCCGGGACTACGATATATAGAAATACTGAACAATACCCAGAGGCAACTAAAGTTCCTGGAATACTCGTTGTGAGGGTTGATTCAGCTATCTATTTCTCCAATTCCAACTATGTCAAAGAGAG AATTCTAAGATGGttaagagatgaagaagatcagttaaaagaaaacaatctaCCGAAAATAGAACACTTGATTGTCGAGATGTCAC CTGTGATTGACATTGATACAAGTGGAATCCATGCATTGGAGGAGTTATACAAGAGCCTTGCAAAGCATGACATTAAG CTTGTGCTTGCTAATCCTGGTCCAGTGGTGATGGAGAAACTCCAATCTTCAAAGTTCACGGAGTTGATAGGCCAAGACAACATCTTCCTGACTGTTGGGGAGGCTGTAATGACTCTTGCtccaaaatcaagagaagaagcTTGA
- the LOC120262319 gene encoding non-specific lipid transfer protein GPI-anchored 23-like, translating into MAKLMLVISLISLFIISTLAAAPPTPDCTPVLYQMADCVSFVQDGSNETFPDKKCCAAVTSAVAISPDCLCFALEQAANLGYKINMTQAALLPKDCKVKQQINCNSTNPPSPSPKPSPTPPKHSPPSPSPTPTPTPSPSPSPPSTTPPSPPAPPLTPTLAPSPATQTPAPSPKKSDAVNVHLSIVSLLVGVAVLAVSFL; encoded by the exons ATGGCCAAGCTCATGCTAGTCATCTCTCTCATATCATTGTTCATCATCTCAACCTTGGCCGCAGCACCGCCTACTCCAGACTGCACACCTGTTTTATATCAAATGGCAGATTGTGTGTCATTTGTTCAAGATGGAAGCAATGAAACCTTTCCTGATAAAAAGTGTTGCGCTGCCGTTACCAGCGCCGTTGCTATCAGCCCTGACTGTTTGTGCTTTGCTTTAGAACAAGCAGCCAATTTaggatataaaataaacatgaccCAAGCTGCACTTCTTCCCAAAGACTGCAAGGTCAAGCAACAAATCAATTGCAACA GTACTAACCCACCAAGTCCATCTCCAAAACCATCACCAACACCACCAAAACATTCACCACCATCTCCAtcaccaacaccaacaccaacaccatcaccatcaccatcaccaccatctacaacaccaccatcaccacctgcCCCTCCATTGACACCGACATTAGCACCATCTCCGGCAACACAAACACCTGCACCTTCTCCCAAGAAATCTGATGCAGTTAATGTTCATCTCTCCATTGTGAGCTTGCTGGTTGGAGTTGCAGTCTTGGCTGTTAGTTTCTTATAG